One window of the Acidobacteriota bacterium genome contains the following:
- a CDS encoding pyridoxal-phosphate dependent enzyme: MASLEIPTLEASRAARSRLGERVRETPVWRWSGGELEALLGAQTEVFAKLELLQVTGTFKARGALLNVLDLPAGQGLTAVSAGNHAIAVAYAAHATGRHAKVVMPANADPYRVAKCGAFGGEVVLAANVHQAFEEAGRIEREEGRFFVHPFDGPATALGTSTVGLELCDQVPDLEAVVVPTGGGGLLGGIAAAVRQRLPQCEVIGVEPEGADTMHRSFAAGGPQAIERVATIADSLGAPHVAAYSFGLCRRFVSRLVKVDDAALRQAMGLLFRDLKLAVEPAAAAGPAALLGPLRESLRGRRVALILCGTNLSAERFSELLLGAPP, translated from the coding sequence ATGGCGAGCCTCGAAATCCCAACTCTGGAAGCTTCCCGGGCCGCCCGTTCGCGCCTCGGGGAGCGGGTTCGCGAGACTCCCGTCTGGCGCTGGTCCGGTGGTGAGCTCGAGGCCCTTCTCGGCGCCCAGACAGAGGTCTTCGCCAAGCTCGAGCTGCTGCAGGTCACCGGCACCTTCAAGGCCCGGGGGGCGCTGCTCAACGTGCTCGATCTCCCTGCAGGGCAGGGGCTGACGGCGGTCAGCGCCGGCAACCACGCCATCGCCGTCGCCTACGCGGCGCACGCCACCGGGCGCCACGCCAAGGTGGTGATGCCGGCCAACGCCGACCCCTACCGGGTCGCCAAGTGCGGAGCTTTCGGCGGCGAGGTGGTGCTGGCGGCGAATGTTCACCAGGCCTTCGAGGAAGCCGGTCGCATCGAGCGCGAGGAGGGGCGGTTTTTCGTCCACCCTTTCGATGGTCCGGCGACGGCCCTCGGGACCTCGACGGTGGGTCTCGAGCTGTGCGATCAAGTACCGGACCTCGAGGCGGTGGTGGTGCCCACCGGCGGTGGCGGGCTGCTCGGCGGCATCGCGGCGGCGGTGCGCCAGCGGCTGCCGCAGTGCGAGGTGATCGGTGTCGAGCCGGAGGGCGCCGACACCATGCACCGCAGCTTCGCCGCCGGCGGGCCGCAGGCCATCGAGCGCGTTGCGACGATCGCCGACAGCCTGGGGGCACCGCACGTCGCGGCCTACAGCTTCGGCCTGTGCCGCCGCTTCGTCTCCCGCCTGGTGAAGGTCGACGACGCGGCCCTGCGCCAGGCCATGGGGCTGCTCTTTCGCGATCTCAAGCTGGCCGTGGAGCCGGCGGCGGCGGCCGGTCCGGCGGCCCTGCTCGGACCCCTTCGGGAATCGCTGCGAGGTCGGCGGGTGGCCTTGATTCTGTGCGGCACCAACCTGTCGGCGGAGCGCTTCTCGGAGCTGCTCCTCGGGGCGCCACCATGA